In Tistrella mobilis, the genomic window TATATCGGCTCGGCCTTCATCGCCACGAAGGAAGCCAATGCGACCGATGCCTATAAGCAGGCGATCGTCGACCATGGCGCGGGCGATATCGTCTACACCAATCTCTTCACCGGCGTGCACGGCAACTATCTGAAGCCCAGCATCGTCAATGCCGGTCTCGACCCCGACAATCTGCCGGTCAGCGACCCGTCCAAGATGAATTTCGGCTCGGGCGGCAATACCAAGTCCAAGGCCTGGCGCGACATCTGGGGCTGCGGTCAGGGCATCGGTGCGATCGATGCCGTGCTGTCGGCGGGCGAGCTGGTCGACCGCTTCAAGCGCGAATATGCCGCTGCCCGCGACAGCCTTGCCGCCCGGTCGGCGCCCTATGTCTGATTTCTGAAACCTGTGGGCCCGGGCATTCCGCCCCGGCCCCGGATCCCGCACCCTCCCGGTGCAGACGCCTGGTTGCGGGCACGGACCGGCCGCCTTCCATCCCCTCCGGCCGCCCGTTCCGCACGCCGCCCCCGGTCGCAAGACCGGGGGCTTTTTTCATGAGCGGCCGGCGGCAACCAGCGTCGCCATCTCGCGATCCGCCGGGCGGTCGCTTGCGGCCAGCCCGGCCGCGACGCCTTCACGATCGGCGGCGGGCCGGTTCTGGCTGGCCTTGCACTTGCCCTCGATCCGGCTGATCTGAAGGCGCAGCCCGACGATGCCGCGCAGCTGGGCGCGGATGAAATCTTCCGGCGCATCGGCCACCGACCAGGGCATCGGCCGGCCGGCTTCGTGGCGCTCGGTCAGGCGCCGGACCAGGTTCAGCAGCCGGTCGGCATCGTCGAACAGCTCCAGCGTTCCATAGGCGTGAACGGCGACATAATTCCAGGTCGGCACCACCCGGCCGGTCTCCCGCTTGGTGGCGTACCATGAGGGTGTCACATAGGCATCGGGGCCGGTGAACATCGCCAGCGCCTCGGCCGTTGCGGGCAGCCGCCCTTGCGGATTTGCGCGGGCCAGATGGCCGTAGAGCGTGCCAAAGGGTCCCTCGGTCTGGTCCAGCAGCAGCGGCAGCGGGGTCGCCATCAGCCCCTCGGCCGTGGCGGTGACCAGGGTGGCGAGGCCGGCGGCGTGCATGGCGGCGAAAAGGCTCTGCCGGTCGTCGATGCGGAAGGCGGGCGGGGTGTACATGGTGAAACTCCCTTGCGTGCGCCCCCAGAATGCCGCGAGTCTGGACCGGCAGGAATGTCCGGTTCCGGAGAAATCAGGTGGGCCAGTTTGACGAGGACGGCATTGCCCGCCGGATCGTTGCGTCGATCCGGGCGCGGATCGACGAGGGCGTCTGGCAGCCGGGGGAGCGCCTGCCGTCGACCCGCAGCTTCGCCGCCGAATGGGGGGCGTCGCGCACCACCGTGACCGCCGCCTACGGCCAGCTGGTGGCCGAAGGCTACATCACCACCCGGCCGGGGGCGCGGGCCGAAGTGGCCGCAGGGCTGGGGCGGGACGTGGTGCCGGCGGCGCCCGAATCGGCCCCGCCGCGGCAGCTGTCGGCCTTCGCCCGGCGGCTTGCCGACCTGCCGGCCCCGGCGCCGGCGCGCGTGTTCCGGATCGCGGATTTCCGCTATGGCGATCTGGCGGGAGCCGATTTCCCGGTGCTGGCCTGGCGGCGGGTGATGAACACGGTGCTGCTGCGCCGCCCCGACCGGCTGGCCTATGGCGATCCGCAAGGGGTGCCGGCGCTGCGCCGGGCACTGGCCGACTATCTGTGGCGGGCCCGCGGCATCCGCTGTGGCCCCGACCGGATCATCGTGGTCAACGGGTCGCAACAGGCGCTGGACCTTGCAGCGCGGCTGCTGCTCGATCCCGGCGACTGCTTCGTGATCGAAAATCCGGGCTATCTGCTCGCCCGCGGGGCTTTCGCCGCGGCGGGTGGGGTGGCGGTGCCGGTGCCGGTGGATGCCGAGGGTCTGAGCACCGATCGTCTGCCCTCTGCCCGGCTGGCCTATGTCACGCCTTCGCACCAGTTTCCCCTGGGCGGGGTGCTGTCGGCGGCGCGACGGCGGGCGCTGCTCGCCTGGGCCCGGGCCCGGGCGGCGCTGATCGTCGAAGACGATTACGACGGTGAATACCGCCACGACGTCGCCCCCGTCCCTGCCTTGCAGACGGCGGATCCGGCGCGGGTGATCTATGTCGGCACGGTCTCGAAGACGCTCTCGCCCACCCTGCGCCTGGGGTATCTGGTGGTGCCGGCCGATCTTGCCCCGGCCTTTGCCGAAGCCAGGCGCGTGACCGACCGGCACACCGCCCTGATCGGGCAGGAGGCCCTGGCCCTGATGCTGGAGAGCGGCGCCTATGAGCGCCATGTCCGTGCCATCCGCCGTCGCAACGCCGCGCGGCGTGCGGTGCTGCTCGACGCGCTGGCGGGGCTGCCGGTGACGGTTGCGGGGGCCGCCACCGGCCTGCATCTGGTCGTCTGGCTGAATGGCGTGCCGGCCGGCCGCGAAGCCGCGGTCATTGCAGCCGCGGCGGCGGCCGGGGTGGGGCTTTACCCGGTCTCGGCCCTGTATGATCCGGCAGCCCCCCGGCCGGAGACGGCCGGGTTGATCCTCGGCTATGCCGGGCTCGACCCGGCCGCGATCCGGTGCGGGGTGGCGGTGCTGGCCCGGGTGCTGGGGCGCTGAACGCCGCCGTCAGCCCAGGGCGGCATCCAGATCGGCGATGATCGCCGCCGGATCCTCGAAGCCGAGGCCCAGGCGGATCAACCCGGCGGGCAGGCCCGTCAGGGTCAGTTGATCCGGCGTCATCATCGCCGACCACATCGCCGCCGGATGGACCGCGACCGTCATCGGCGTGCCGAAACTGGCCGAGCGGCGGATCAGCCGCAGCCGGGACATCATGGCCTCTGCGGCATCCAGCCCGCCGGCCACCTCGAAGGAAAGCAGGCCGCCAGCGCCGTCGGGCATCTGCCGGCGGGCCAGATCGCGCTGCGGGTGGCCGTCGAGGCCCGGATAATGAACGGCTGCGATCCGCGGATGCGCCGCCAGATGGCGGGCGACGGCAAGTGCCGTGGTGTTCTGGCGCGCAACCCGCATCGGCAGGGTGCGCAGGCCCCGGAGCACCAGCCAGGCGGCGAAGGGATCGGGCGTCGCCCCCAGCAGATGCGCTTCCTGCCAGACCCGTTCGACCAGATCGGCACGGCCGGTGATGATGCCGGCCGAGACGTCGCCATGACCCGACAGATATTTGGTGGCGCTGTGCATCACCAGATCGATCCCGAAGCCGAGCGGGCGCTGGTTGAGCGGGGTGGCGATGGTGTTGTCGATCATGGTCACGATGCCGCGGTTGCGCGCGAAGGCCGCAACACCGGCCAGATCGGTCAGCCGGAGCAGGGGGTTGGAGGGGCTTTCCAGCAGGATCAGCGTCGTGTTCGGACGGGCGGCCCGGGCGAAGGCGCCGGTATCCTCCTGATCGACCAGATCGACGGTGATGCCGAGCCGGGGGGCCAGACGGGTGAGCAGGCCGGTGGTGCCGCCATAGAGCAGGCGCTGCGCCACCACGTGATCGCCCGCGCCTGCGAAGGCGAGCAGCACGGCGGTGATCGCCCCCATGCCCGAGGCGGTGGCGACCGCGGCCGGGCCGCCTTCGAGCGCCGCCACCGCCTGTTCCAGGGCGCGGGTGGTGGGGTTGCCATAACGGGTGTAGAAGCCCTCATGCATCGGCGTCGTCGCCATCCGGGCGAAACCTTCGGCGTCCTCGGCAGAGAAGGCGGCGGTCTGATAGAGTGGCGGGGCGATCGGCACCGAGCCCTCGGGCAGGGTGACGGCAGCCTGCGACAGCAGGGTCCAGGGATCGGAATGCGGAAACATGGGCCAGAACCTCGATCGACAGCGGAAGACCTCTGCCGAGCCTAGCGATCCGGCGGGCCGGGTCTTGTCCGATCCTGCGCAGGGTTATGCCGGGCTGACCGACGGCGTGCGGCTGGTCGCCGCCGGGACGACCGGGGTGGAGGCCACCTTCGCCCGCCTGCGCCGGCACCGCTTCCGCCCCCATACCCACGACACGCTGATGCTGGGGCTGATCGAGGCCGGGGTGAAGGAATTCCGTCGGGAACGGGCCACCCATGCCGCCGCCCCCGGGCGGATCTCGGTGGTCGATCCGGGGGATCTGCACACCGGCAGCCGGGTGGTGGGCGACGAGCTGCGCTATCGCGCGCTCTATCTGCCCATGGCGCTGCTGACCGAGGCGGCGGCAGCGGCCGGATTCGGCCCCGGCGGCGGCGTTGCCGGCGGCGATGCGCCCGAGGTGGGGTTCCGATGTGCGGTGATCGAGGATGCCGGGCTTCACGCCCGGCTGATCGCCACCCATCAGGCGCTGTGCCGGCCCGAAACCCGGCTTGCCCGCGACGTGCTGCTGCGCGAGGCGGCGGTGATGCTGGTCGCCCGCCATGGCAGCGGCCGCACGGCGCGGGTTGAGGCCGCCGCCGCTTCACCCGAAATCGCCCGCGCACGGGCGCTGATCGATGCCCGCTTCGCCGAAGACCTGCCGGTGACCGAGATCGCCGCCGCGGCCGGCCTCAGCCCCTGGCATCTGATGCGCCAGTTCCGCCGGCTGGTGGGCCTGCCGATCCATGCCTATCAGATCCAGCTCAGGGTCGAGGCGGCGAAGCGGCTGCTGGCGGCGGGCTGCCCCACGGTTCAGGCGGCGCTGGAGACCGGCTTTGCCGACCAGGCCCATTTCAGCCGCCGTTTCAAGGATCTGGTCGGCGTGTCGCCGGCCGCCTGGGCGCGCGACCGGCGGGGGGCCGCCGGTGCCTGAGCGTTGACACTGCGTCACCGCCGCCGGGACTATCCTGGCGGGGAGCTGCGGGCTAGCCTCAAGGCAATAACGGGCTTTGAGCGAGGACGGATCCTATGAGCAGGTTCGAGGACGGGATGGCCGGCGAGGCCGCCCCCGGCGGGTGCCCGGCGGTGGAGATGGTGATCCGCGGGCGGGTGCGCGATATCGGCGGGCTGAACGTCGCCCGGCTGCTGCCCTATGCGAAGCGGCGCGCGATCGGGCCCTTCGTGTTCTTCGACCGGATGGGACCGGTCGGCTTTGCACCCGGCACCGGGCTCGACGTGCCGCCGCATCCCCATATCGGCCTCGCGACGCTCACCTATCTGTTTCAGGGGGCCATCGTTCATCGCGACAGCCTGGGCACGGTTGCGACCATCCGCCCCGGGGCGGTGAACCTGATGACCGCCGGCCATGGCGTCGCCCATTCGGAACGCACCGCGCCCGAAGACCGGCCGGGAGGATCGGTGCTCGACGGGGTGCAGATCTGGCTGGCGCAGCCGAAGCCCGAAGAGCAGGGGGCGCCCGGCTTCGCCCATCATGCCGCGGAAGACCTGCCCGAACTGCGCATCGGCACTGGCATCATCCTGCGTGTGGTGGCGGGGGAGGCCTATGGCGCGCGCTCGCCGGTCGAGGCGCCGGGCGGCGCGCTCTGCCTGGATCTGGCGCTGGAAGACGGCACGGCATTTGAGGTACCGGATGCCGCACCGGAACGCGGGCTGGTGGTGATCGACGGCGCGGTTCTGATCGACGGCGAACCCCACGAGGCCGGCATGCTGGCGGTGCTGCGCGCGGGCAGCCGGCCGCGGCTTCAGGCCGCAGGCGGCGCGGCGCGGGTGATGCTGATCGGCGGCCCGCCGCTGGATGGGCCGCGGTCGATGTGGTGGAACTTCGTCGCCAGCGATCCGGCGTTGATCGAAGACGCCAAGCGCGACTGGGCCTCGGGCGATCCCCGCTTCCCGGCGGTGGCAGAGGAAGACAGCCGCCTGCCCCTGCCGCAGTCCTGACCCCGCGACCGACCGATGGTGACACCGGCTTGCTCCCGGATGCTCGCAGAGGATCCGGGCGGCACGAACCATATCTGAACAGGAGACCCCGCCCCGCCAGAACAGATGAGAGGCCGCCATGATCGATGCCGCAGGACTGATCGATGCCCCCGGAGTTGTGGCGCTCTACCTGTCGGCCGTGATGCTGGGGGCCATGGTGTTCTTCTCAGGGATCGTGGCGCCGACCGTGTTCACCACACTGGAGCCGCAGCCGGCGACGCGGCTGATCCGGCGGATGTTTCCGCGCTATTACCTGCTGATCATCCTGACCGGCTTCGTCACGGCACTTGCCGCGGCCTTTGCCGCGCGCTGGCTGCCGGCGCTGCTGTTCACCCTGGTGGCGGCGCTCGGGTTGATCGCCCGCCACGGCATTCTGCCCGCGGTGAACCGCGCCCGGGATGCCGAACTTGGCGGCGATCCTGCCGCCGGCCGCCGCTTCGCCCGGCTGCACCGGGCAAGCGTGACACTGAATGTCGTTCAGCTGGTCATTGCGGCGGTGGGGTTCGGGCAGCTGGCCTGAGGCTGCGGCCGCCCCGCGCCAGCCATTGCAGCTGCGGCCGGACCACCAGGAAGCCGCGATAGCCGATCTCCAGCAGCCAGGGCAGGGGTGGGATCCGCAGCAGGCGCGCGGCGACGCGAAACCCCGGCAGCTGCTGCCAGAGGGTGAGCATGGCGCGGGCGCCCGTCTCCACCCGGCCGTCGGCGGTGATCAGATGCAGCCGCGCCATGGCCCGGCGCCGGTCGATGCCGGCGGGCAAAGGGCGGCCGTCTTCCGCCGAGACATCCAGGAAGCCGACGCGGCCGTCTTCGGGGGCAAGGCGCCGGTAGAGCGCCACCTCACGCGCGCAGAGCGGGCAGCTGCCATCATGCAGCAGGGTGCAGGCGGGGACAGGGACAGGGACAGGGACAGGGCGTTCGGTCATCGGCGGCTCTCGTCGGTGAGGCAGACCTCTTCCGCCCCGCCCGAGAGGGCGAGATCGACCAGCGGTGGCAGGCCCTCGCGGAAGCGGAAATAGCCATGGGTGGCACCGGCCCAGGCGGCGGCATCCCAGCGCCGCAGGCGGGTGGCGAGGCGCAGGCCCGCAGCCTGCAGCCGCGGCGCCAGCTGATCCACCACCATGGCGGCATGACCGGCGGCGGGATGGGGCAGCACGATCTGCCGGGCGCCGGCGGCGTGGGCATCATCGATCAGCGTCGTGGCAAGCGCCCGGAGTGTGGTGGCACTGACCGGCAGGGCCGGGGGGCCGCCGGCGGCGGCCAGCCGGGCGGCGGCATCGGCCAGCGCCCCCCGGGCGAAAGCCGCGGCCGGCTCTGCGACCGGGCCGGCGACGGCGCGGAAGGGGGTGAGGTCCAGCGCCACCGCGCCGCGCATATCCAGCCCGTCGAACAGGGTTTCGGGCCGGCCGTCATCCTCCGTCAGCACCAGCAGGGCGGGCAGGCGCGGATCGGCCGGGTATGGCCGGGGCACCGGGCCGGCGGGTGGCGGTGGCGCCTCGTCCAGCGGCTGCGGGGATTCGTTCAGCCGGCCCGCAGGGTTGAACCGCCCGTCGGTGAAGGCATGGATGTTGGCGGCGCGGGCGGCATAGGCCTTGCCCCGGCTGTGCAGCCCGGCAACCTGGCGCCAGGACAGGGTGTTGGAGGCCGGATCGGCATCGATCAGCCGGCGCATGAACAGATCCGCCCCCAGCCGCCAGGGCAGGTTCAGCGTGAAGATCCAGATGCTGGCGAACCACATCCGGGCATGATTGTGCAGATAGCCGGTCCGAGTCAGTTCCCGGGCCCAGTGATCGAAGCCGTCGATGCCGGTCCGCCCGGCTTCGGCCGCCTCGACCGCGGCCGCCAGGCGGCGGTCGAGGGCGAGCCGGGCCAGATCCTGCCCCACCCCCTGCCGCCAGGCCGCCCAGACACCGGGCCGGCGGGCCAGCCACCCCTTCCAGTAGCAGCGCCAGCCCACCTCCTCGACGAACTTCCCCGCCGCCGCCCCGTGCCGCCCGACCGCGGCGGCGATCACCTCCGCCTCGCTGACCAGCCGGTGGCGCAGAAAGGGCGAGAGCATCGACACATTGCCCCGCACCACCGCGGCTCCGCGATCATGATTGCGATCGCGGGCATAGGCGGTGCCGGCGCGCGGCAGAAACCCGTCCAGCCGCTGCAACCCGGCAGCCCGACTGGCCTCGGGGAAGAGGGGCAACAGGGGAAGCTCCATCCATCCGGCCTCGACATGTGGTCCCGGCGGTTCTACGTGGCCGGCGGCCGGTCGGATGCCCCGCCAGTCCGCTCAACCGGATCGGGGGGGCGTTTTAAGGTTTTAATTAGTTTTATATAGTTTTAGGGCTCCATGAGGCTGATTTTCATGTTGATTTTCAATGTATTATCAGAGGGTGGTGGTTCCTAATAGACGGGTTTTGGTTCCTAAAAGACGGCTTTTGGTTCCCAATAGACGGCGCGCGGGCATTTTCTGATGTTCCCGGTTCCCAAAAGACGGATTTTATCCACAGGAATATACCGCACTGCGGAACTATATCAGACAGTGGGCGGCCTGGTCCTCCCGAGACGGGCGCGCGACCATCCGCCCCACATCTCCGCCTTGCACGTGTGGTGATCGCATCGTAACCTGCTGGGGCCCCATTCCCCGCATGCGGTCACGACATGCCGTTTTATGCCCATTCGCTGAAGGACCGGCCCGAGACCGCGTGGCATCTGCTGGCCGATCACCTGCGGGCGGTGGGCGAGGGCGCGGGGTTTCGGGCGGCGCGGTTCGGGCAGGAGAGCGTTGCCCGGACGGCCGGGCTGCTGCATGACAGCGGCAAGTATTCCCCGGAATTTCAGGCGCGGCTGCGCGGGGATGTCGCCAAGGTCGATCATGCGACCTGGGGCGCGCGGGTGATGTCCGACATGATCCGCGACCGCGCCGGCGGGCTGGCCGGGGGTCTGCCCGGGGCGCAGGCGGTGCTCTATGCCGTGGCCGGGCATCATGCCGGGCTGGCCGATTTCGAGGATCAGGGCGATGGTGGCCGCGGCAGCCTGCGGGAGCGGGTGGAGAAGAAGCGGCTCGATGATGCCTCGGCCTGGAAAGACGAGATCCCGCCGCCCGAACCGGATGAGAGCTGGCTCCGTCTGCCGCCGCCGCGGCCGGGGGAGGCGCCGGACGACCGCGCCGGGTTCCGCTTCGCGGTGATGACCCGGATGGTGTTCTCCTGCCTGGTGGATGCCGATTACGCCGACACCGCCGGTTTTCATGCCGCCGCCGAGGGCCGGGAGGATCCGGAGGCGGGTTTCGCACCCGCGCCCATGGCGGTGCTGCGGGGGCGGGTGGACGGGTTCATCGACGGCCTCGCCGCCGATGCTGCGGCCAGGGCCGCCGGGCAGGCGGGGGCGGAGCGGGTGGTGGCCGCCCGCGCCGGGGTGTTGGCCGATTGCCGGGCGGCGGCATCGGCAGGGCAGGGGGTGTTCTCGCTTTCGGTGCCGACCGGCGGCGGCAAGACGCTGGCCTCGCTCGCCTTCGCGCTGACCCATGCCGAGGCGCATGGCCTCGACCGGGTGATCATCGTCATCCCCTATACCTCGATCATCGAGCAGACCGCCGGGGTGATCCGGGCGGCGCTCGGGCCGGAGCTGGCCGATCAGGTGCTGGAACATCACAGCGCCTTCGATACCGAAGCCGATCTGGACCGCCGCAACATCCCGCCGGAGGCCCAGGAGCGCTGGCAGGGCCGCGACAAGCTGCGCCGGGCGATGGAGCGCTGGAACCGGCCGATCATCGTCACCACCGCCGTGCAGTTCCTGGAAAGCCTGTTCTCGGACCGCCCGGCGCGCTGCCGCAAATTGCAGGCGATCCCGCGCTCGGTGGTGATCCTGGACGAGGCCCATATGATGCCCCGCGGCCTGCTGCGCCCGACGGTCGCGATGCTCGACGAGCTGGCGGCGAATTACCGGGTGACGGTGGTGCTGGCGACGGCGACGCAGCCGGTGCTGGTGGCGCCCGACGACAGCCAGGAGGTCGTGGACGAATACGCCCAGGTGTTCGGGCTGGAGGGCGGGTTCCGGGCGGTGCGCGAGATCGTCTCCGACGCTTCTGCCCTGCATCAGCGGCTGGCGCGGGTGCGTGTGCAGGATGCGGGCAGTCTGGACGATGCCGGCGTGATCGCGCGGCTTCTGACCACGCCCCAGGCGCTGGCGGTGGTCGACACCCGCCTTCATGCCCGGCGGCTTTACGAGGCACTGGCGGCAGCGGCGCCCGAGGGCGCGTTCCACCTGTCGGCGCTGATGACCGCCGCCCATCGCAGCCGGCGGCTGGACGAGATCCGCGCCCGGCTGGCGGCGGGCGGGGCCTGCCGGATCATTTCCACCACCGTCATCGAATGCGGCGTCGATATCGACCTGCCGATGGTGCTGCGCGCGGCGGCGGGTTTCGATTCGATCGCCCAGGCCGCGGGGCGCTGCAACCGCGAGGGCCGGCTGGGCCAGGGCGGGATCGTCGAGGTCTTCACCCCCGCCGACCCGGCGGACCAGCCCAAACGCCTGGCCCAGGCGCTGGCGGCGGCCGCGACGGCGCGGACATTGATGGCCGAGCAGGGCATCGCCGACCCGCTCTCGCCCGAGGCGATGCGGCTCTATTTCGACGCTCTGTTCTGGCAGATGCTCGACAAGCTGGACGGCGCAAACATCATGGCGCTGCACGACAGCCCGCGGCGCCTCGCCATCCCCTTCGCCACCATCGCCGCCCTCTACCGGATCATCGAGGACGGCATGCTGCCGCTGATCATCCCGACCACGCCCGAGGCCGAAGCCTGCGTGGCGGCACTGGATGCCGCCGACCCGGCCGCCCTCGACCGCTTCGGCGGCGCTGGCGGGGCCGCACGGCTGCTGCAACGCCATGTCGTGACCCTGCCGCCGCGGATCCGGAAGATGCTGGTGGAGGCAAGTGCGGCGCGTGTGGTGGGTGGGGAGCGGTATGGGGAGCAGTTCATGGTTCTGACCAATTCCAGCCTGTACCGCGAGGATGTGGGGTTGGTTTGGGACGAGCCGGCGTTTGTGGCGGTGGAAAAACTGCTCTTCTGACGTTTTCAAAATCATCAGAAATAGCGCTTGACGCTCATTCTTCCAAAAGGGAATAATGTGGTTACAAATTACTCTGTCGGCTGATATTTCACATCGGCCGTGGGTTGAAACTGATGTTTTTGGAAGACGGTCATCCGGGGGCCGGCGGCGTCGGCCCCCAACGACCCTTCATGTCTTCTCCCTCGGAAAGGTGAGGACGATGGCTTTCGGCGTTCGGCTCCACGTCACCGGTCCGCGTGCGCTCTACACACGCCCGGAGATGAAAGTGGAGCGCGTGTCATATGATGTTATGACACCTTCTGCGGCGCGCGGGATCATAGAGGCGATCCACTGGAAACCGGCGATCCGCTGGCGGATCGACCGGATCATCGTGCTCAACCCGATCCGCTTCGAGACCATAAGGCGCAACGAGGTCGGCTCGAAGATCGCGGCCGGGGTGGTCAAGCGGGCGCGGGCGGCCGGGAGTACCGCGGGCGTCTATACCATCGTCGAGGAAGACCGCCAGCAGCGCGCCTCGGTGGTGCTGCGCGATGTCGCCTATATCATCGAGGCCCATTTCGAGCTGACCGCGGCGGCGGGGCCGTCGGACAACGAGGGCAAGCATCTCGACATCTTCAACCGGCGGCTGGCGCGCGGGCAGTGCTATCAGCAGCCTTGCCTGGGCACGCGCGAATTCGCCGCCGATTTCGGGCCGGTGGAGGGTGATCCGGTGCCACATGCGGACCTGGCCGGCACGCGGGATCTGGGCTGGATGCTTTATGACATCGACTATGCCCATGGCATGCAGCCGCGTTTCTTCCGGGCACGGATGGTCGATGGCGTGATCACGGTGCCGCCGCCGCAGTCGGATGAGGTGGTGTCGTGATCCTGCAGCAGCTGTCCGAGTATTACGACCGCCGGATCGAGGGCGGGGATACCGATCTTCCCGAAGAGGGGATGTCGGAACAGGCGATCGACGCCGCGGTCGATCTGGAGCGGTTCCAGCCGGGCGGCGTGCCGCCGGTGCTGTTGCTGGGCGACCGCAGCGGCAAGAAACCGAAACCGCTGCGCATGACGGTGCCGGCGGCGATCAAGCGCACCTCGGGCGTGGCGGCCAATTTCCTCTGGGACAAATCCGCCTATGTGCTGGGCGTGAAGCGCGCCGGCAAGACGCCGGATGCCGGTGCGGTGGCGGCCGAGAAGGAGTTCGAGGCCTTCCGGCAGCTGCATACCGAGGCGCTGGCGGGAACCGAGGACCGCGCCCTGCTCAAGCTGCTGGAATTCCTGGAGGACTGGACACCCGAACGGGCGGTGGCGGCGGTCGAGGCCGGCGAAATTCCGATCGAAGCCGTGGACGGTAATCTCATTTTCCGCTTCGGCCGTGGCACCGTGCGTGATCTGCACCGCTTCCGGGCGGCCCGGGCCGCCTGGGCAGCACGACGCGAAGCGGTGGCGGGGGCGGCCGGGCGTTGCCTGGTCAGCGGCATCGTGGCCCCGATCGCCAAGCTGCACCCCTCGATTAAGGGCGTGCGTGGTGCGCAGACCGCTGGTGCCTCTCTCGTCTCGTTCAATCTGAGTGCCTTCACCTCCTTCGGCAAGGAACAGGGGGCGAATGCGCCGATTTCGGAACGGGTCGCCTTCGCCTATGGCGCGGTGCTGAACAAGCTGCTGGCGCCCGATGGCGCACACCGGGTGCAGATCGGCGATGCAACCACGGTGTTCTGGACCGACGCCCCCAACCCCGCCGACGACACCGCAAGCCGCGTGCTCGTCAATGCCGTCTCCCCCACTTACGGGCTGATGGACGAGGACGCGGGTGCAGAGGTCGACGAGGCGGGCGAGGACGGCACCGCAAAAAAGCCCAAAATCGACCTGAAGATGAGCGACGAGGAGGCGAAGCGGGTTCGCACCGCGCTCTCGGCGCTCGCCCGCGGGCGGACGATGGGCGAGGCGATCTCGGCGGATCTCCACCCCGATACCCGGCTCTGGGTGCTGGGGCTGGCGCCCAACGCCGCCCGGCTGGCGCTGCGCTTCTGGTACGAAGACCGGCTGGGCGATGCGGTCGATCATGTCCGCCAGCACTGGCACGACCTCCGCCTCGACCCCGGCATCGATCCGGGGCGGCCGGTGTCGGTTTATGCGCTGCTGAAGGCCCTGGCGCCGCAGGGCAAGCTCGACAATCTGCCGCCCAAGCTTGGCGGCGACATCATGCGGGCGGTGCTGAGCGGCCGCCCGTACCCCGCCAATATGGCGGCACTGGCGCTGATGCGCATCCGTGCCGACGGAGAGATTTCCGCCCTCAGGGTCGCCATGCTCAAGGCCTGGCTGCTCCGGCGGTCGGGAAAGGAACCCCTGGAGAGGGAGGGCGATCTCGTGAGTCTGGATCCTGCCGAAACCAATACCGGCTACCGGCTGGGGCGGCTGTTTGCGGTGCTGGAGAACCTTCAGCGGGCGGCACTGCCGGGGCTGAACGCCACCATCCGCGACCGGTTCTACGGCGCGGCCTCGGCAACGCCCGGGTCGATCTTCCCGGTGCTGATGCGGGGGAGCACCCATCACGCGGCGAAGCTGCGCAAGGATCGCGGCGGTCTTGCCCACTGGTACGACACGACGATCGCCGAGGTGATCGACGGCCTGCCCTCGAACCTGCCGCGCCATCTGGGGGTGGAGGATCAGGGCCGGTTCGCGATCGGCTATTTCCATCAGCGTCAGGCGATGATGACCCGCGCCCCGGCCGAGGTGAAGGCCGCGGAGGCCGGCGAGCCGGCCGCGGTCGGCGACGACGACGCCTGACCGCCGCATCGCCCTGTTTCAGGATATGAGCCCCGTCTTTGAAAGCGCCCGTTTCCCATGACCGCGATCAGCAACCGCTATGATTTCGTCTATCTCTTCGACGTCACCAACGGCAACCCGAACGGCGACCCGGATGCCGGCAACCTGCCGCGACTCGACCCCGAGACCAATCAGGGGCTGGTGACCGATGTCAGCCTGAAGCGCAAGGTGCGCAATTTCGTCGACATGGTCGCCGGCAGCACGCCCGGCCATGAGATCTACATGCGGG contains:
- a CDS encoding thiol-disulfide oxidoreductase DCC family protein encodes the protein MTERPVPVPVPVPACTLLHDGSCPLCAREVALYRRLAPEDGRVGFLDVSAEDGRPLPAGIDRRRAMARLHLITADGRVETGARAMLTLWQQLPGFRVAARLLRIPPLPWLLEIGYRGFLVVRPQLQWLARGGRSLRPAARTPPPQ
- a CDS encoding FAD-binding domain-containing protein, whose translation is MELPLLPLFPEASRAAGLQRLDGFLPRAGTAYARDRNHDRGAAVVRGNVSMLSPFLRHRLVSEAEVIAAAVGRHGAAAGKFVEEVGWRCYWKGWLARRPGVWAAWRQGVGQDLARLALDRRLAAAVEAAEAGRTGIDGFDHWARELTRTGYLHNHARMWFASIWIFTLNLPWRLGADLFMRRLIDADPASNTLSWRQVAGLHSRGKAYAARAANIHAFTDGRFNPAGRLNESPQPLDEAPPPPAGPVPRPYPADPRLPALLVLTEDDGRPETLFDGLDMRGAVALDLTPFRAVAGPVAEPAAAFARGALADAAARLAAAGGPPALPVSATTLRALATTLIDDAHAAGARQIVLPHPAAGHAAMVVDQLAPRLQAAGLRLATRLRRWDAAAWAGATHGYFRFREGLPPLVDLALSGGAEEVCLTDESRR
- a CDS encoding CRISPR-associated endonuclease Cas3'' is translated as MPFYAHSLKDRPETAWHLLADHLRAVGEGAGFRAARFGQESVARTAGLLHDSGKYSPEFQARLRGDVAKVDHATWGARVMSDMIRDRAGGLAGGLPGAQAVLYAVAGHHAGLADFEDQGDGGRGSLRERVEKKRLDDASAWKDEIPPPEPDESWLRLPPPRPGEAPDDRAGFRFAVMTRMVFSCLVDADYADTAGFHAAAEGREDPEAGFAPAPMAVLRGRVDGFIDGLAADAAARAAGQAGAERVVAARAGVLADCRAAASAGQGVFSLSVPTGGGKTLASLAFALTHAEAHGLDRVIIVIPYTSIIEQTAGVIRAALGPELADQVLEHHSAFDTEADLDRRNIPPEAQERWQGRDKLRRAMERWNRPIIVTTAVQFLESLFSDRPARCRKLQAIPRSVVILDEAHMMPRGLLRPTVAMLDELAANYRVTVVLATATQPVLVAPDDSQEVVDEYAQVFGLEGGFRAVREIVSDASALHQRLARVRVQDAGSLDDAGVIARLLTTPQALAVVDTRLHARRLYEALAAAAPEGAFHLSALMTAAHRSRRLDEIRARLAAGGACRIISTTVIECGVDIDLPMVLRAAAGFDSIAQAAGRCNREGRLGQGGIVEVFTPADPADQPKRLAQALAAAATARTLMAEQGIADPLSPEAMRLYFDALFWQMLDKLDGANIMALHDSPRRLAIPFATIAALYRIIEDGMLPLIIPTTPEAEACVAALDAADPAALDRFGGAGGAARLLQRHVVTLPPRIRKMLVEASAARVVGGERYGEQFMVLTNSSLYREDVGLVWDEPAFVAVEKLLF
- the cas5c gene encoding type I-C CRISPR-associated protein Cas5c — translated: MAFGVRLHVTGPRALYTRPEMKVERVSYDVMTPSAARGIIEAIHWKPAIRWRIDRIIVLNPIRFETIRRNEVGSKIAAGVVKRARAAGSTAGVYTIVEEDRQQRASVVLRDVAYIIEAHFELTAAAGPSDNEGKHLDIFNRRLARGQCYQQPCLGTREFAADFGPVEGDPVPHADLAGTRDLGWMLYDIDYAHGMQPRFFRARMVDGVITVPPPQSDEVVS